Proteins encoded within one genomic window of Bacteroidia bacterium:
- a CDS encoding ElyC/SanA/YdcF family protein, giving the protein MVLWIFVVFVSPLPYAMSGRMEKHYPPFQPGVVKTNQPVHILVLGGGYTNDPSLPATSQLGSTVALRMMEGLRVYRTLPGSKVVTSGAALDKSRSQAEAVADAAVTLGVAPADTFHLPNTLTTEHEAAMYVKRFGTETPVIIATSALHIPRAMFWFQHFGVTTIIPAPCDHLVKNDPETTSFRWWPGLKKGMVLNKVIHETVGLWWGKLKTKTDK; this is encoded by the coding sequence TTGGTCCTCTGGATTTTTGTGGTGTTTGTTTCGCCACTGCCTTACGCCATGTCCGGACGAATGGAGAAGCATTATCCGCCTTTCCAGCCGGGGGTTGTAAAAACCAATCAGCCGGTTCATATCCTGGTGTTGGGCGGAGGTTATACCAATGATCCCAGCCTCCCCGCCACGTCACAGTTGGGCAGCACAGTAGCACTGCGCATGATGGAGGGTCTGCGGGTATACCGTACGCTGCCGGGTTCAAAGGTGGTTACTTCAGGAGCCGCACTGGACAAGAGCCGTTCCCAGGCCGAGGCAGTGGCGGATGCAGCGGTGACACTGGGTGTGGCGCCTGCGGATACGTTTCACCTGCCAAATACCCTGACCACGGAACATGAGGCTGCGATGTACGTGAAAAGGTTTGGTACCGAAACGCCAGTGATCATTGCCACCAGTGCGCTTCACATTCCACGGGCCATGTTCTGGTTTCAGCATTTTGGCGTCACCACCATTATCCCCGCCCCCTGCGATCATCTGGTCAAGAATGACCCGGAAACCACGTCTTTCCGTTGGTGGCCCGGCCTTAAAAAAGGGATGGTGTTGAATAAGGTTATTCATGAAACGGTGGGCCTGTGGTGGGGGAAGCTAAAGACGAAGACCGACAAATAA
- a CDS encoding MBL fold metallo-hydrolase, with protein sequence MKISSIGHAGLKVQTKDALILIDPWLSPSGNFQGSWFQFPDNAHVLEDDELYHPTAIVISHEHLDHCDPWFLSKVDPGVPVIVPKYPSPVLKQKIWQGGERPIVEVPQWETYEIVPGTTVFFVSEPPMNHDSAIIIQSEGHTLLNMNDARLFPMQLRDIKQKVGGVINLFAFQGAGASWFPMVYNFDEEKKDQLRKQKRSAKLSYCFRCMKIVEPVMGLPFAGPPAFLDPVLFQYNKEMEGGIFPDQFEVASYLRKKGVENITVLLPGDTWSTVGKEKTEDAFWFKQDLQDRWAYLRAYQSSRESEIRKIYDDHPEPESSLWKPFKEYFEWLLGLNSYFNEKIDMRVGFEIEGSGGGNWYVDFRKDRQEVGQGIEDCGYIYSFDSRWLPPILRKEVAWEDFFLSLRFRARRNPDRYNDHLLGLLKFADEEALREVQTFETQPKSDERITVHVDGNTYSVSRYCPHAGNDLLTTGEVLPGGILRCLAHHYDFDLNTGNCITSDCDKLQVEKLK encoded by the coding sequence ATGAAAATTTCTTCAATAGGCCATGCTGGCTTGAAAGTACAAACAAAAGATGCACTTATTTTAATTGATCCGTGGCTCTCGCCCAGTGGAAATTTCCAGGGTTCTTGGTTCCAGTTTCCTGATAACGCACATGTGTTAGAGGATGATGAGCTATATCATCCGACAGCAATTGTTATTTCTCATGAACATCTTGATCATTGTGATCCCTGGTTCCTGAGCAAGGTAGATCCAGGTGTTCCGGTAATTGTCCCTAAATACCCATCTCCTGTATTAAAGCAAAAGATCTGGCAGGGAGGAGAGCGACCCATCGTGGAAGTTCCGCAATGGGAAACCTACGAAATTGTACCCGGAACCACCGTGTTCTTCGTATCAGAACCACCCATGAATCATGATTCTGCCATCATCATACAGTCAGAAGGGCACACCCTCCTCAATATGAATGATGCACGCCTATTCCCAATGCAACTGAGAGATATAAAGCAAAAGGTTGGAGGCGTTATTAATCTGTTCGCTTTTCAGGGTGCAGGCGCATCCTGGTTTCCGATGGTGTACAATTTTGATGAAGAGAAAAAAGATCAGTTAAGAAAACAAAAAAGGTCGGCTAAATTGTCCTATTGTTTCCGGTGCATGAAAATCGTGGAGCCGGTTATGGGATTACCATTTGCTGGGCCTCCTGCCTTCCTTGATCCCGTTTTATTTCAGTACAATAAAGAAATGGAAGGAGGTATTTTTCCGGACCAGTTTGAAGTGGCTTCCTACCTCAGGAAAAAAGGGGTTGAAAACATTACTGTCCTGCTTCCCGGTGATACATGGTCTACGGTGGGCAAAGAGAAAACGGAAGATGCTTTTTGGTTCAAACAGGATCTGCAGGATAGGTGGGCTTACCTGAGGGCTTACCAATCGTCCAGGGAAAGTGAGATCAGGAAAATATATGACGATCATCCTGAGCCTGAAAGTTCACTCTGGAAACCGTTCAAAGAATACTTTGAGTGGCTGCTTGGTCTGAATTCATACTTTAACGAGAAAATAGACATGCGCGTTGGGTTTGAAATTGAGGGTTCGGGGGGTGGAAATTGGTACGTAGACTTCAGAAAGGATCGGCAAGAAGTAGGGCAGGGAATTGAGGACTGCGGATATATATATTCTTTTGATTCACGATGGTTGCCGCCCATATTGAGAAAAGAGGTGGCCTGGGAGGATTTCTTCCTGTCGCTCAGGTTTCGGGCAAGACGCAATCCTGACCGGTACAATGACCACTTGTTGGGGCTGCTGAAGTTTGCTGATGAAGAGGCGTTGCGCGAAGTGCAGACATTCGAAACCCAACCAAAGTCCGATGAACGGATAACGGTGCATGTGGATGGCAATACCTATTCGGTATCACGATATTGTCCACATGCAGGGAATGATCTTTTAACCACAGGTGAAGTTTTACCAGGGGGTATTTTACGTTGCCTCGCGCATCACTATGATTTTGATCTCAATACGGGCAATTGTATTACAAGTGATTGTGATAAGCTGCAGGTTGAAAAATTAAAATAG
- a CDS encoding NeuD/PglB/VioB family sugar acetyltransferase, with protein MTEKDLIIIGAGYIAGFLVNNQELFNEKYNIIGFLDDDPKKTGKKYWDIPVLGSIDDLANYNGVSVVIGIAAPKIKVQILKRINVADYHFPNFVSRNVWISNDVQIGKGNIIYPGVSINHGSRIADFCVINMNCALGHDAKLGDYCALSPGVNLGGVTVMGKGVFMGIGATTNHFLTIGDFAIIGGQAMIIENIPEGVTVVGVPGKIVLSKKSS; from the coding sequence ATGACGGAAAAGGATTTGATCATTATAGGAGCAGGATATATTGCGGGATTCCTGGTCAATAATCAGGAATTGTTTAATGAAAAGTATAATATAATAGGTTTTTTGGATGACGATCCGAAAAAAACCGGGAAGAAGTATTGGGATATTCCGGTTTTAGGTTCGATTGATGATCTTGCGAATTACAACGGTGTTTCGGTGGTTATTGGAATTGCAGCACCAAAAATTAAAGTACAGATTTTAAAAAGAATTAATGTTGCAGATTATCATTTTCCCAATTTTGTATCGCGGAATGTTTGGATTTCCAATGACGTTCAAATAGGAAAAGGAAATATTATTTACCCCGGAGTAAGCATCAATCACGGTAGCAGGATAGCTGATTTCTGCGTGATCAATATGAACTGTGCTCTGGGACACGATGCAAAATTGGGCGATTATTGTGCGCTTTCTCCTGGTGTGAACCTGGGCGGGGTCACGGTGATGGGGAAAGGCGTTTTTATGGGAATCGGAGCCACCACCAATCATTTTCTTACTATAGGCGATTTTGCCATCATTGGCGGGCAGGCGATGATTATAGAGAATATTCCTGAAGGTGTTACTGTGGTAGGTGTACCGGGAAAAATTGTTTTAAGCAAAAAGAGTAGTTAA